A stretch of [Clostridium] scindens DNA encodes these proteins:
- a CDS encoding transketolase family protein, which produces MTGKLLDPRKEFGKAVYDVACDNPDVVVFSADSGKSSGFGQFMEEFPERYFECGIMEQGVIGMAAGMSTAGKVPVFCAIAPFVTARPYEMVRNDLGYMRQNVKIVGRNAGMTYSDLGATHQSLDDFAIMRMIPGMTVLAPQDPMEIRQAVKAMIDHDGPVYMRIGNPPIPQLFEEKPFVIGKGEVLCEGSDVTLVSTGSTTRDALDAAELLRKNGISVKLIGMPTVCPLDEELLIQAADETGKIVTVEEHYADGGLGSLVTEALSERKDVRVRRLGMPKAYAITSGNYRQLVGHYHLDGIGIAASVEDFLNQ; this is translated from the coding sequence ATGACGGGTAAATTATTAGATCCCAGAAAAGAGTTTGGCAAGGCGGTATATGACGTGGCATGCGATAACCCGGACGTGGTCGTATTCTCCGCGGACAGCGGGAAGAGTTCAGGCTTCGGCCAATTCATGGAAGAATTCCCGGAACGGTACTTTGAGTGCGGGATTATGGAGCAAGGCGTCATAGGCATGGCAGCCGGCATGAGTACGGCAGGGAAGGTTCCCGTCTTCTGCGCAATCGCTCCATTCGTCACGGCCCGCCCGTATGAAATGGTAAGAAATGACCTGGGATATATGAGGCAGAATGTAAAGATCGTGGGCCGCAACGCAGGAATGACCTATTCGGATCTTGGAGCCACGCATCAAAGCCTGGATGATTTTGCGATCATGCGGATGATTCCGGGAATGACGGTTCTGGCGCCACAGGATCCGATGGAGATCAGACAGGCCGTGAAGGCTATGATCGATCATGACGGCCCGGTCTATATGCGGATTGGAAACCCTCCCATTCCGCAGTTATTCGAGGAAAAGCCCTTTGTCATCGGCAAGGGAGAGGTCCTGTGCGAAGGAAGCGACGTCACGCTCGTATCCACTGGATCAACGACCAGGGATGCCCTTGACGCGGCGGAACTTTTAAGGAAAAACGGCATAAGCGTTAAACTGATCGGCATGCCCACCGTATGCCCTCTAGATGAGGAACTTCTGATACAGGCGGCAGACGAGACTGGAAAGATTGTCACGGTGGAAGAGCATTATGCTGACGGCGGGCTGGGCTCTCTGGTTACAGAGGCGCTGAGCGAGCGGAAGGATGTGAGGGTCCGCCGGCTTGGAATGCCAAAAGCATATGCGATTACCAGCGGCAACTACCGCCAGCTGGTGGGACACTACCATCTGGACGGGATCGGGATTGCGGCTTCTGTGGAAGACTTCCTGAATCAATAA